The Triticum aestivum cultivar Chinese Spring chromosome 4B, IWGSC CS RefSeq v2.1, whole genome shotgun sequence sequence GCGTGGTGGTGACGGAGGAGGAGACCGGGAAGGTGGAGCGGTTCGTGGAGAAGCCCAAGGTGTTCGTGGGCAACAAGATCAACGCCGGCATCTACCTGCTGAGCCCGTCCGTGCTGGACCGCATCGAGCTGAAGCCGACGTCCATCGAGAAGGAGGTGTTCCCGCGCATCGCCGCCGACAAGGGCCTGTTCGCCATGGTGCTGCCGGGGTTCTGGATGGACATCGGGCAGCCGAGGGACTACATCACGGGGCTGAGGCTCTACCTGGAGTCCCTGAGGAagagggcgccggcgaggctgGCGGCGGGCGCGCACGTGCTGGGCAACGTGCTGGTACACGAGACGGCGACGATCGGGGAGGGGTGCCTGATCGGGCCGGACGTGGCCGTCGGCCCCGGGTGCGTGGTGGAGGCCGGGGTGCGGCTGTCGAGGTGCACCGTGATGCGGGGCGCCCGCGTGAAGAAGCACGCGTGCATCTCCGGCAGCATCGTGGGGTGGCACTCGACGGTGGGCAAGTGGGCGCGCGTGGAGAACATGACCATCCTCGGCGAGGACGTGCACGTCTGCGACGAGGTGTACAGCAACGGCGGCGTCGTGCTCCCGCACAAGGAGATCAAGTCCAGCATCCTCAAGCCCGAGATCGTCATGTGATCGGGACCATCGCCCGCGCCACATGGTGAAAAAGGGTCGTATATTTCTTCATGCGTTTGTTGGTTTATTTGTCTGTCTGTCTGCAAGTGTAACCAGAGGTGTCCACCAAACTGCCAAGTGTCTATCAAGCTCTATGTATGTCTAGACGTGTcgcaagtttttttttctttcttttttgaagACAAAATGCGTCTCGGTTAAATTTAAGCCCCGGGCTTCAATTTGTAGATAGGTGTCAGATGCATGGGAATAAAGCATCAGTTTTACAAGTCGTACAATCTGCACTACATTCTTCAGCAATCGCCAGTATTTTATGGAAAACACGGCTGGATACAAGCGTCGTACTGCGTTCTTCTGGAGTTGTGGTTACGGGAGCATTTCTTTTTCCAGGTTTGGTATGGATCCGGTTTGGctgctccctccccatgctcctattcgtgctcccacttcatcctacggttgtcatttttcttttttctttctaatctaatcaccCTCCTGATTTTAAGGGAGTGAGGCCGAGTTTTATTTtatttcaatcaaatcaagccacataCGCGGGAGCACAGATAAGCACACGCGAAGGGAGCAGGCAAATCTCATCCGTTTGGTATACCGTCCACGTCACGCGGACCGTGGACTCAGCCAcacgtttttttttttgaaacaaggacTCGGCCACGTTTTCACGTGGGTGGCCAGTTGTTGCGGCATTGTGGCAGTGGTGCAGAAGCTTCTGATCCCAAGTTTATTTATGCTGGCAAATGGCAAGGAACTGAAGCAGTCTGTGATGGTGCAGTGCAAGTCAGTAGTACAATACTATATAATTAGGGCACACCGATCGTTAGCTGTATGATAGCAACTGACAGATGCTCCGGAGCATAGAAAAATTCAGAACGGCACGAGACTGTTTCTTCAAGCACAAACTTTAACCAGAGTCGCGTGTGCTTTAGTTTCTGGATGGTGGCGAGGCTTCCATGTCCAGTAGTATAATTTTGTCCCTGTCGAACTGCTAAACCGCTCCTGCCTCCCACCTGCGCTTTAAACAAGTGCTGGATCTCGACCTGACAAAGTTTCTATTGGATCCTGCGACAGCAGGGCACTTGACCCTAACAAATGATAGCTGGATTCAGAAGTTGACGTCCTGAGAGATTCCATCCAGGACGTACGGGAGAGGAGCAAGATCGCGTGAGCCGGTCGTGCGATCGGAAGGCCATCTCGAGTTGCTGTCCCTTGCTTTCAGGGTTGAGCGAAGAGGACCTTTCACATAAACAAACCGCTGATTGGGTTGAGCGGGTCAAATAATTAGGGGCGGCTTCTCATTGGCGAATGCTTAGGGGAGACAAATCccgtgtcggtgttaaaaccggcagacctcgggtaggggggcccaagctatgcGTCTGAAGATCAATGGTAACAATGAAGAAGGGACACTGtatttacccagattcgggccttcttaatggaggtaaaaccctactcctgctcgaTTATATTTGAGGGGATAggggttataagagttgatctacctcgagatcgattcggctaaccctagatagctagcctagcaatgttgtgatcctacCTTCGATctaaccctccgatttatatagacaccagaggggcttagggttgtacaaggtcggttttacagaaaggaataaaaTATCCGGACACTTATACTAGCCATCCACGCATGTGAGAGCCCCCACCGGACACGAGAGAtaatcttttgtcttgtatcttgacggcccatcagtccggcccacatgaattgaccggacgcccgaggaccccctagtccaggactcccacagtagcccctgaacctgtcttcaatgatgatatattcggcgttcagattgtcttcgtcattgcaaggcgggttccttaaaGAATACACATCGGATATCCTCTGTAAGAGAATTGTATCCGGTTTTTCACAATAAAtacaacccttagccgcgaaggcaggCTATATAAAAAAAATGAGAACAGTGTctttttactgacaactttttcaaCGAAGCGTCAGACTTGACCTTTCGACATTTCGAATCGTTTTCACACCCCgcgttccgtgtttcgaggccacgcctcattggcacgtcctgtcaaaacagagatcgtgcccacttaatacgggattgcatattaatggtatttgggtaatccaaccgactGCAACGCATACCCACACTGGGAACAAACGAGGTTTTAAGGCTAGGGGGGCGGGCGCTCGGTATTCATGGCCTATACAAATGGGTAAAGATTCATCTTTTCtatcccacgccttcttccttcctctgcCTCCCTATCTTCGAGCTCTAGCACCCGAGCCTCGACACCTCCCACTACCACCAACCTCTCCAGTCATGTCCAGATCCGGCTTTCAGggcaagtggttggcctcctccgcgagggagaaggacatcaaggtgCTCCAGGATGCGGGGTACCTGAGTACGGACATCACGTACAGGATTCCTGCCAAGAAGTAGGTCATCCTCACCCCAgagcccggcgaaagggtggtatttatcccacacttcctccacggactagggtttccacttcacccttttgtccgcggcctcatgttttattacagactagatttccatgatctagccccaaactccttcctccacatctcggcgtttatcgtcgtgtgcgaggcgctcctccgcatcccccccacttcggcttctggctcaagaccttcaacgtgaagccaaaggtggtggacggGGAGCACACAGATTGCAGAGGCGCGATGGTGAGCAAActtcccaatgtcacctggcccaaaggggctTTCGTGAAAACTGTgaagatatggcagcaggagtggttctacatcaccgaacctcgcggcgccaactgggtggccactcctgagtttagatccggacccctAATGTGGCtagcgtcatggatcaacaagggtctggactggggtcAGCAGACGAGGTGTTAATGCTGCAAAAGCGCGTCAAAAACATCATAGAAAGGAACACCGACCTCACCGACGTGGTTCA is a genomic window containing:
- the LOC123092627 gene encoding probable mannose-1-phosphate guanylyltransferase 1, which produces MKALILVGGFGTRLRPLTLSVPKPLVDFANKPMILHQIEALKDVGVTEVVLAINYQPEVMLNFLKDFESKLGIKITCSQETEPMGTAGPLALARDKLDDGSGEPFFVLNSDVISEYPFAELIEFHKSHGGEATIMVTKVDEPSKYGVVVTEEETGKVERFVEKPKVFVGNKINAGIYLLSPSVLDRIELKPTSIEKEVFPRIAADKGLFAMVLPGFWMDIGQPRDYITGLRLYLESLRKRAPARLAAGAHVLGNVLVHETATIGEGCLIGPDVAVGPGCVVEAGVRLSRCTVMRGARVKKHACISGSIVGWHSTVGKWARVENMTILGEDVHVCDEVYSNGGVVLPHKEIKSSILKPEIVM